Proteins from a genomic interval of Scomber scombrus chromosome 11, fScoSco1.1, whole genome shotgun sequence:
- the abhd4 gene encoding (Lyso)-N-acylphosphatidylethanolamine lipase — protein sequence MDPATTAAPMQNDCETESSSVWSWWPSWRPTSMSLLKTTESKILNCIQNDLWARFVTLPNQDRIWTLTLTNKAVRKPVEKASKTPLVMVHGFGGGVGLWIRNLDALSRSRPVYAFDLLGFGRSSRPPFPSDAEKAEEQFVSSIEQWRESVGLENMILLGHSLGGYLATSYAIQYPSRVSHLILVDPWGFPERPQPQTQTQEGEEVVKRRPIPRWVKAIAAVVSLFNPLAVIRAAGPWGPGLVNRFRPDFKRKFEDMFDDDTMTQYIYHCNAQTPSGEVGFRALSESLGWAKRPMLQRVHLLPSSMPLTMLYGAQSWVDSSSGDSVVQIRSPDHTKVMLINAASHHVYADQPEAFNKVVENICNGVN from the exons ATGGATCCTGCTACAACTGCAGCTCCGATGCAGAACGATTGTGAGACAGA gTCAAGTTCAGTTTGGAGCTGGTGGCCCTCCTGGCGTCCGACCTCCATGTCTCTTTTAAAGACTACAGAGTCCAAGATTCTCAACT GTATTCAGAATGATTTATGGGCCAGATTTGTGACCCTTCCGAACCAAGACCGAATATGGACTCTGACCCTCACCAACAAGGCGGTTCGCAAACCTGTAGAGAAAG CTTCAAAGACTCCTCTGGTGATGGTCCATGGTTTTGGAGGAGGGGTAGGCCTGTGGATTAGGAACCTAGACGCACTGAGTCGCTCACGGCCTGTATACGCTTTTGACCTCCTGGGCTTTGGCAGGAGCTCCAGGCCTCCCTTCCCCTCAGATGCTGAAAAGGCAGAGGAGCAGTTTGTTAGCTCGATTGAGCAGTGGAGAGAGTCTGTAGGCCTGGAGAACATGATTCTGCTGGGACACAGTCTGGGGGGGTACCTGGCGACCTCCTATGCCATCCAGTATCCTTCTAG AGTGTCACATCTTATCCTGGTTGACCCGTGGGGTTTCCCAGAGCGACCACAGCCACAGACACAGACCCAGGAGGGGGAAGAGGTGGTGAAGAGGCGGCCTATTCCACGCTGGGTTAAAGCTATTGCAGCAGTGGTTTCACTCTTCAACCCTCTGGCTGTTATCAGAGCAGCAGGCCCATGGG GTCCGGGCTTGGTGAACAGATTTCGCCCCGATTTCAAAAGGAAGTTTGAAGATATGTTTGACGATGACACTATGACGCAGTACATCTACCACTGTAACGCACAAACCCCAAG TGGTGAGGTGGGTTTCCGGGCCTTGTCGGAGTCTCTAGGCTGGGCTAAGAGGCCTATGCTTCAGCGGGTTCATCTGCTGCCCTCCTCTATGCCACTCACCATGCTGTATGGAGCACAATCCTGGGTCGACAGTTCATCTGGGGACAGCGTGGTCCAGATTAGGAGCCCAGACCACACTAAAGTGATG CTGATAAATGCAGCTTCTCATCATGTGTATGCTGATCAACCAGAGGCCTTCAATAAGGTGGTCGAAAACATATGCAATGGTGTTAACTGA
- the dad1 gene encoding dolichyl-diphosphooligosaccharide--protein glycosyltransferase subunit DAD1 produces the protein MSNSVISVVSRFLEEYTTTTPNKLKVVDSYLLYILLTGALQFLYCLLVGTFPFNSFLSGFISCVGSFILAVCLRIQINPQNKGDFLSISPERAFADFLFAHTVLHLVVMNFIG, from the exons ATGTCGAATTCCGTCATATCGGTGGTCTCTCGGTTCCTGGAGGAGTACACCACCACGACGCCCAACAAGCTCAAAGTGGTGGACTCGTATCTGCTGTACATCCTGCTAACAGGAGCGCTGCAGTTCCTCTACTGTCTGCTCGTTGGCACTTTCCCCTTCAATAGCTTTCTGTCGGGCTTCATCTCATGTGTGGGCTCATTCATTCTCGCAG tgtGTCTTCGTATCCAAATCAACCCACAGAACAAAGGAGACTTCCTGTCTATCTCCCCAGAGAGAGCCTTCGCCGACTTCCTGTTCGCTCACACCGTCCTGCATCTTGTTGTGATGAATTTCATTGGTTGA